The nucleotide window ATGCCATCGGCGGCGCCACCACCACACTCTCGAACGACGTCGTCCACAACCTCGGCCTCGCGACCCTGACCGGGTCGGTTCCGGCGACGCAGACGGTGACGGTCGGCGTCTTCCTGTCGAACCCGAACCAGGCTGCGGAGGACGCGTACGCCAAGCAGCTGTACGACCCCTCCAGTCCGAACTACGGGAACTACCTCGATCCGGGCACGTTCAACTCGCAGTTCGGCGTCCCGGCCGCGAGCTTCCAGGCGGCCCAGTCGTGGCTGCAGGCCGGTGGCCTCACCGTGACGTCGGTCGAAGGCGCGACCAACTACCTGCTCGCCAGCGGGAGCGCCGCGCAGGTCGCGACGGTGTTCGGCACGCCGCTCAACAACTACACCGCCGCCGGCCGGAGCTTCTACGCCAACACGGTTGCGCCGACGGTGCCCGCCTCGCTCGGGATCTCCGACGTTCTGGGG belongs to Mycobacteriales bacterium and includes:
- a CDS encoding protease pro-enzyme activation domain-containing protein, with translation MQAGHRGLRPQRALLGLVAVGCAVLFGAGSPAHAIGGATTTLSNDVVHNLGLATLTGSVPATQTVTVGVFLSNPNQAAEDAYAKQLYDPSSPNYGNYLDPGTFNSQFGVPAASFQAAQSWLQAGGLTVTSVEGATNYLLASGSAAQVATVFGTPLNNYTAAGRSFYANTVAPTVPASLGISDVLGLNNFNRLHIPRVQATGAPTTSAVPTSGNVPKTGLLSIRDLWSIYDAPSTNLG